From one Leptospira stimsonii genomic stretch:
- a CDS encoding adenylate/guanylate cyclase domain-containing protein, whose protein sequence is MNSATESIKDTLELIRPYLPSAVVRKLADSNESKLQRSQTFEGAVLFFDVVGFTPTTLALAAKGTRGIDALQTVLSNYYTALLEHLNEWGGAVYQFAGDSVLVSFEKKEEETDSEAALRVANCALGIFNSISEYSSNQLLGENVNLPARVGLGYGEYHEFILGDPDRFLRAVIAGNPVDDSIAAEKLALGGEIILSAKLWDLLPDSKTGESINSKFVRLIDCERIDNHYVAPSRATTDRISSERFFKRCKRFIVPELYQRITNVHRAFSGDYREVAAAFVHIDSPLESSTDSKNFNDFFVYIQGIVAACSGTFVLTDLSDKGALFLILFGAPAALENKEALAARFALRLTEGASNFPAAKNLQTGISTGMAYCGDLGAPFRKDFTAIGEMMNIAARLSTLAGQTGILIDSQTKSKLGKNFTFHEIGDIELKGVSGVKKVFQLTGEQKNIPGLLIQYRDPMIGRKEEIDRLHKMLDTSMEKGGVVCRVIADAGLGKSRLTNTFIDQAYDREVEILIGYCYPYEKFTPFYPWKELLSLFLGIFEDDSIETRVQKAENALEKLNSFDIAWAKALVALMGVPVEEDPLTREIDRKQKNERLFEIIISLLQERAERKPLLLIFEDVHWIDELSSRLLEKLAARLPSMKAMLILVSRPEGQFAEESVAPNEELIRLKEFKPDEARDFLVHKFKMDTSQEDFLDQILNRSSGNPFFLESIVHNLIEEGTLKKMENGTLSPSETTRDIQIPNTLNDVLLARVDRLQEREKIVLKTASVIGRLINVQTLNHLLPVEFRSEIQNILQSLEGLDLTPLEITDPLTYIFKHIVIRDIVYNTLLHSTREDLHKRIASFIEEENEDNIVEMADILAFHYQQCADYEKASKYSLMAARKARSRYANRDAIYHYGKVLEMIAQAGKSKSDLYYEITQELAHVHRQLGEYSKAEALFRDCLENKSTFNLIRSYTGLGQVYQEQDDIPRAMEALETALRFTGIRAPGSRPDTIFKIVLQIPFVLRFSLLGPSYTSSNKAEKLRLRCIILVTLAKLYIMKDIKKFGWSVFTQYNATQRFDDPVRQSLAECALGQVFFGLNLFGPSKHFLSKGMELAEKTGDPYARAIGFLVHGIYYMMQNRPDLGLPYLHDSVAIYRQVGEKWDLLSALSSGGFLYYFQSDFRTAKKYFDDIGELASDLGAQLQLRWTRIWSPYFGYLLGEVDPLDLEKRLMVEAERAASENDVMNELSTINKLLKLTIYEGWTEKAAYWSKRSYEGFLRCEVKFPQLQIGNVYLAEAALFAQQESGDKSLNKIIQYGLKNGLKLGKSLPYLYGPALVLKGKLKFYSGNRKKAEAIFKEAELFLSNTLNRWEYASALYEIGQLLKDQERISTAKGIFEELDAKRDLKRLAENPIY, encoded by the coding sequence ATGAATAGTGCAACGGAATCCATCAAAGACACACTTGAACTGATCAGACCATATCTCCCGTCTGCAGTTGTCCGAAAATTGGCAGATTCCAACGAATCGAAACTCCAACGTTCTCAGACTTTTGAGGGCGCCGTTCTCTTCTTTGACGTGGTCGGTTTTACTCCGACCACTTTGGCTCTCGCCGCAAAAGGTACAAGGGGGATAGACGCTTTACAAACGGTTCTTTCCAATTATTACACCGCTTTATTAGAACATTTGAATGAATGGGGAGGGGCGGTTTATCAATTCGCCGGAGACTCCGTTCTCGTGAGTTTCGAAAAAAAAGAGGAAGAAACCGACTCCGAAGCGGCGTTACGTGTCGCGAATTGTGCATTAGGAATTTTTAATTCGATTTCGGAATACAGCTCCAATCAACTTTTGGGCGAGAATGTGAATCTTCCGGCAAGAGTCGGTCTTGGTTACGGAGAATATCACGAATTCATTTTGGGTGATCCGGATCGATTTCTAAGAGCGGTGATTGCGGGAAATCCAGTGGATGATTCCATCGCCGCCGAAAAATTAGCGTTAGGTGGAGAAATCATTCTCAGCGCGAAACTTTGGGATCTTCTACCGGATTCTAAAACGGGCGAAAGTATCAATTCCAAATTCGTACGTCTAATCGATTGCGAAAGGATAGACAATCATTACGTCGCTCCTTCACGTGCGACGACGGATCGAATCTCATCGGAACGTTTTTTCAAACGTTGCAAACGTTTTATCGTACCCGAGCTATACCAGAGAATTACAAACGTTCATAGGGCTTTCTCCGGCGATTATCGGGAAGTCGCCGCGGCATTCGTTCACATCGATTCTCCTTTGGAATCGAGTACGGATTCTAAGAATTTTAACGACTTTTTTGTATATATACAAGGGATCGTCGCCGCATGTTCGGGGACCTTCGTTCTAACCGACTTATCCGATAAGGGAGCGCTTTTTTTGATTCTTTTTGGCGCTCCCGCCGCACTGGAAAACAAGGAAGCCTTGGCCGCACGATTTGCGCTTCGTCTTACGGAGGGCGCTTCCAACTTTCCCGCGGCAAAAAATCTTCAGACCGGAATCTCAACCGGAATGGCTTATTGCGGTGATTTGGGCGCTCCGTTTCGAAAGGACTTTACCGCAATCGGAGAAATGATGAACATCGCGGCCCGCCTATCTACGTTAGCCGGACAGACGGGAATTCTAATCGATTCTCAAACGAAAAGTAAATTGGGAAAGAATTTTACTTTTCATGAAATCGGAGATATCGAACTCAAAGGGGTTTCCGGAGTTAAAAAGGTTTTTCAACTTACCGGAGAACAGAAGAACATACCCGGCCTACTCATTCAATACCGTGATCCGATGATCGGAAGAAAGGAAGAGATTGATCGTCTTCACAAGATGCTCGATACTTCTATGGAAAAAGGCGGAGTCGTTTGTAGAGTGATCGCAGACGCAGGTTTGGGTAAATCCAGATTGACCAACACCTTTATCGATCAGGCATACGATCGAGAAGTCGAAATCCTGATCGGATATTGTTATCCTTATGAAAAGTTCACCCCATTCTATCCATGGAAAGAATTACTCAGTTTATTCCTCGGTATTTTCGAGGACGATTCGATCGAAACGAGAGTTCAAAAAGCGGAGAACGCATTAGAAAAGTTGAATTCGTTTGATATCGCCTGGGCCAAGGCGCTTGTCGCTTTGATGGGCGTTCCGGTGGAAGAGGATCCTTTGACTCGCGAGATCGACAGAAAACAAAAGAACGAAAGGCTTTTTGAAATTATCATTTCCCTGCTTCAGGAACGCGCCGAACGAAAACCTCTTTTGTTGATTTTCGAAGACGTCCACTGGATCGACGAACTTTCTTCACGACTTTTGGAAAAACTTGCCGCAAGGCTTCCTTCGATGAAGGCGATGTTGATCTTGGTTTCGAGACCAGAAGGACAGTTCGCGGAAGAATCCGTCGCTCCAAACGAGGAACTCATTCGTCTGAAAGAATTCAAACCGGACGAAGCGAGAGATTTTTTAGTTCATAAATTCAAAATGGATACGAGTCAGGAAGACTTTTTGGATCAGATTCTCAATCGCTCCAGCGGAAATCCCTTCTTCCTGGAATCCATCGTTCACAATTTGATCGAAGAAGGAACGTTGAAAAAAATGGAGAATGGAACCCTTTCTCCTTCCGAAACGACGAGAGACATTCAAATTCCGAATACGCTCAACGACGTTCTACTCGCTCGCGTGGATCGTTTGCAGGAACGGGAAAAGATCGTTTTAAAAACCGCGTCCGTAATCGGACGTCTGATCAACGTACAGACTCTCAATCACCTTCTTCCGGTGGAATTTCGCTCGGAGATTCAGAATATTCTTCAGAGTTTAGAAGGGTTGGACCTGACTCCTTTGGAAATCACCGATCCTCTCACGTATATTTTCAAACATATCGTAATCAGAGACATCGTGTACAATACGCTTCTACATTCGACTCGAGAGGATTTGCATAAACGTATCGCGTCCTTTATTGAAGAAGAGAACGAAGACAATATCGTAGAGATGGCGGATATTCTCGCTTTTCACTATCAACAATGTGCCGATTACGAAAAGGCATCGAAGTATTCTTTGATGGCCGCTCGTAAGGCAAGAAGCAGATATGCCAACCGGGATGCGATCTATCACTACGGCAAAGTTTTGGAAATGATTGCTCAGGCCGGTAAAAGCAAAAGTGATCTTTATTACGAAATCACGCAGGAATTGGCTCACGTACATAGACAACTCGGGGAATATTCCAAGGCGGAAGCCCTTTTCAGAGATTGTTTGGAAAATAAGTCTACGTTCAACTTGATTCGTTCTTATACCGGTTTGGGTCAGGTTTATCAGGAACAGGACGATATTCCGCGCGCTATGGAAGCCTTGGAAACCGCTCTTCGTTTTACCGGTATTCGCGCGCCGGGAAGTCGACCGGATACGATCTTCAAAATCGTATTACAAATTCCTTTTGTTCTTCGATTCTCTCTTTTGGGACCTTCTTATACTTCGTCGAACAAAGCTGAAAAACTTCGCCTTAGATGTATCATTCTGGTAACGCTCGCTAAATTGTACATCATGAAGGACATCAAAAAATTCGGTTGGTCCGTCTTTACCCAGTACAACGCGACTCAACGATTCGATGACCCAGTTCGACAGTCTCTCGCCGAATGTGCGTTAGGTCAGGTATTCTTCGGATTAAATCTTTTCGGACCATCCAAACATTTTCTGAGCAAAGGAATGGAACTCGCGGAAAAAACGGGAGATCCGTACGCAAGGGCGATCGGGTTTTTGGTTCACGGAATCTATTACATGATGCAGAATCGTCCGGACTTGGGTCTTCCGTATCTTCACGATTCGGTTGCGATTTATCGACAAGTCGGCGAAAAATGGGATTTGCTTTCGGCGCTTTCCTCGGGCGGATTTCTCTATTATTTCCAATCCGATTTTAGAACCGCTAAAAAATACTTTGACGATATCGGAGAATTGGCGAGCGATCTCGGTGCCCAGCTTCAGTTGAGATGGACTCGTATCTGGTCCCCGTATTTCGGGTATCTCCTTGGAGAAGTGGATCCGTTGGATTTGGAAAAACGATTGATGGTGGAGGCGGAAAGAGCCGCGTCCGAAAACGACGTGATGAACGAGCTTTCCACGATCAATAAACTTCTCAAGCTTACGATCTACGAAGGTTGGACCGAAAAAGCCGCCTATTGGTCGAAAAGAAGTTACGAAGGATTTTTACGATGTGAAGTAAAGTTTCCTCAACTTCAAATTGGAAACGTTTATCTCGCGGAAGCGGCACTTTTTGCTCAACAGGAATCGGGAGACAAAAGCCTAAACAAAATCATTCAATACGGTTTGAAGAATGGGTTGAAATTAGGAAAATCGTTACCGTATCTCTACGGTCCGGCATTGGTACTCAAGGGAAAATTAAAATTCTATTCCGGAAATAGGAAGAAGGCGGAAGCGATCTTTAAGGAAGCGGAACTCTTTTTATCAAATACTCTCAATCGTTGGGAATACGCATCCGCGTTGTATGAAATTGGTCAGCTTCTCAAGGATCAAGAGCGTATTTCTACAGCGAAAGGGATCTTCGAGGAACTGGATGCAAAGAGGGATCTAAAAAGATTAGCGGAAAATCCTATCTATTGA
- a CDS encoding SpoIIE family protein phosphatase — protein MNQQFRTFAYTFFLFFFFHSTLFAQNSIDLVKTCDAEDNCTPKEWRIIDRFENDFLKENFALDSEWKNVRTFPIWVNKFYSHHSSLHTFTFYTEFDLPNGFLESPLEPGVRLGEIGETFEIYINGKIIAKEGEISNDKVTFHRTVRGQVYEIDREILKQKGNRLVIKLSGDPKYDHTGFYLTSGYEIGYYKNLIYKEQDRIALILIGIYITTGLYHLFLFLKRRKERHNFSFGLFALLLGLYIYTRSSAVFENPIDSTLIQRIELIALYICISSYFTFMSQLFYGKTIAPIRYYSIFNLILVIPTLFTPMYISEYVLRLWQMGAIFYAVPVNFYVLIKGIRLKLPSAKRLFLGTVIITFTAIFDVLDSLIFNTGLALSKYGFFFYVMGIATILAERFSELHAKTEELNANLEQRVEERTRELTDTLDKMSKLKDQQDGDYFLTSLLINPLGQNNAESENVKIEFFIKQKKQFHFKNIRNEIGGDLCKTESIVLKGRRVTVFFNADAMGKSMQGAGGALVLGAVFKSIIERTRFSAFMKDLYPERWLKNAFIELHRVFESFEGSMLVSIVLGVIEDDTGFTYYMNAEHPYSILYRDGIASFLGENVFYRKLGSQLVEGTLSVQTFQFMPGDVLFNGSDGRDDILLENIDGKNNMNYDETRILRIVEESKGDLERINSQLEREGVLTDDLSIMRIEWNGIVPKKVKIKFSKKDKKSLDKFFAEWNDGKQAHPAALKELSLAYFRLREYDKASFCAHEYLKAIPSDDVMLAYTSRMLRKAGDMNQSVDVGERLRIRDPKNVRNLRNLIRAYKGLNNAERILKLEEILESTVSQKKNSKSTPL, from the coding sequence ATGAATCAGCAGTTTAGAACTTTTGCATATACCTTTTTTTTGTTCTTTTTTTTCCATTCCACTTTGTTTGCGCAGAATTCGATCGACCTCGTCAAGACCTGCGATGCGGAAGACAATTGTACTCCGAAAGAATGGAGAATTATAGATCGTTTTGAAAATGATTTTTTAAAGGAAAACTTCGCTCTCGATTCGGAATGGAAGAATGTTCGAACCTTTCCGATCTGGGTAAATAAATTCTACTCGCATCATTCTTCCCTACACACCTTTACTTTTTACACCGAGTTCGATCTTCCGAACGGCTTCCTGGAAAGCCCTTTGGAACCAGGAGTTCGTCTCGGTGAAATTGGAGAAACTTTCGAGATCTATATCAACGGAAAGATCATCGCAAAGGAAGGGGAAATTTCGAACGATAAAGTAACTTTCCATAGGACCGTTCGAGGTCAGGTTTACGAAATCGATCGCGAAATTCTCAAACAAAAAGGAAATCGCCTCGTAATCAAACTTTCGGGCGATCCGAAATACGATCATACTGGATTCTATCTCACCTCCGGCTATGAGATTGGGTATTATAAAAATTTAATATATAAAGAACAAGATCGGATCGCACTGATCCTGATCGGAATTTATATCACAACGGGGTTATATCATCTTTTTCTCTTTCTAAAACGGAGAAAGGAAAGACACAATTTTTCCTTCGGTCTTTTCGCCCTTTTACTCGGACTTTATATATACACTAGGTCGTCAGCGGTTTTTGAAAATCCAATCGACTCCACCCTCATCCAAAGAATCGAATTGATTGCGCTGTATATCTGCATTTCGAGCTATTTTACCTTTATGAGTCAGCTTTTTTACGGGAAGACGATCGCTCCGATTCGATATTATTCTATCTTCAATCTTATTTTGGTGATTCCTACTTTGTTCACCCCGATGTATATTTCCGAATACGTACTTCGACTGTGGCAAATGGGAGCGATCTTCTACGCTGTTCCCGTAAACTTTTACGTTTTGATCAAGGGCATTCGACTAAAACTTCCTTCTGCGAAACGGCTTTTCCTAGGCACCGTGATTATCACTTTTACCGCGATCTTCGACGTTTTGGATTCCTTAATCTTCAATACGGGTCTTGCACTGAGTAAATACGGATTCTTCTTTTATGTGATGGGAATCGCCACGATTCTCGCGGAAAGATTCAGCGAACTTCATGCAAAGACGGAAGAACTGAACGCAAATCTCGAGCAAAGAGTAGAAGAAAGAACCCGTGAACTTACGGATACTTTAGATAAGATGAGCAAACTGAAAGACCAACAAGACGGAGATTATTTTCTCACCTCCTTGCTCATCAATCCTCTTGGACAAAACAACGCGGAAAGCGAAAACGTTAAGATCGAATTTTTTATCAAACAGAAGAAACAGTTTCATTTTAAGAATATCAGAAACGAAATCGGTGGTGATCTCTGCAAGACGGAAAGTATCGTTCTCAAAGGAAGAAGAGTCACCGTATTCTTCAATGCGGACGCGATGGGAAAATCGATGCAAGGAGCCGGCGGAGCTTTAGTCTTGGGTGCGGTTTTCAAATCGATCATAGAAAGAACCCGCTTCAGCGCTTTTATGAAAGACCTTTATCCGGAACGATGGCTGAAAAACGCATTCATAGAATTGCATAGAGTTTTTGAAAGTTTCGAAGGTTCCATGTTGGTTTCGATCGTTCTCGGAGTCATCGAGGACGACACCGGTTTTACTTATTATATGAACGCGGAACATCCTTATTCCATTCTTTATCGGGATGGAATCGCTTCTTTTTTAGGCGAGAACGTTTTTTACAGAAAGCTCGGATCTCAACTTGTGGAAGGAACACTTTCCGTACAAACGTTTCAGTTTATGCCGGGGGACGTTCTCTTTAACGGATCGGACGGCCGCGACGACATTCTTTTGGAGAACATCGACGGTAAAAATAATATGAACTACGATGAGACCAGAATTCTTCGCATCGTAGAAGAATCCAAAGGTGATTTGGAAAGAATCAACTCTCAACTTGAAAGGGAGGGAGTTCTTACCGACGATCTTTCCATCATGAGAATCGAATGGAACGGAATCGTTCCTAAAAAGGTGAAAATCAAATTCTCCAAAAAAGATAAAAAGTCCCTGGATAAATTTTTTGCCGAATGGAACGACGGGAAACAAGCACATCCGGCCGCGTTGAAAGAACTTAGCTTGGCTTACTTTCGTTTGAGAGAATACGACAAAGCTTCCTTCTGCGCCCACGAATATTTGAAAGCGATCCCATCGGACGACGTAATGCTCGCTTATACTTCGAGAATGTTAAGAAAGGCCGGAGATATGAATCAGTCCGTGGACGTAGGTGAGCGGCTTAGAATCCGAGATCCGAAAAACGTCCGAAATCTGAGAAATCTCATTCGAGCATACAAAGGATTGAACAACGCGGAAAGAATTCTTAAGTTAGAAGAAATTTTGGAATCGACCGTTTCTCAAAAAAAGAATTCAAAGTCGACTCCTCTTTGA
- a CDS encoding GMC oxidoreductase: MKKYEAVVIGTGFGGAVNGCRLSKKWPGQVLILERGKRYPKGSFPRSPHDMAKNFWNVPEENKKKIRPGKLSKLNQTGLFDIRNYPNMDVVLSAGLGGGSLIYANVFLEPPEHIFDDRWPATVKKKSLTSYYKIVKEVLGSRPIPLNNDPRRRIVRTELYQKFAKSQGRESKLADINVFFGNDFKKPTEIGLQEKNRYGAVQTSCTYCAECDIGCNSHSKNTLDLNYLFVAENKYKADIRTEHLVQKIVPVSAEGNDDPSAHGEHGYRIYFLDLSSSNRGLESVLAKRVVVSAGTLGTTELLLKCKEEYKTLPDISEHIGKQFSGNGDFLSFATKGTHPADPNYGPVITQYTDYNLFKNFDPKKAFVLEDASYPVFAAYFAEAAIPFIFRIGFFFHMIGELFKRFFTGKIFGRVGYLMSELMKGDVSYTSLVLLCMGVDRSDGRMVLDRKRGIQVQWPQKNSMPLYEAILDVTKNFASYIKAKTHFAMPTWAWPIRNNVSVHPLGGCILGNSKVNAVTSADPKTFGQVFSYQGLYVADGSLSPTAIGANPSMTIAALSERVAEGITGIKPTPKL, encoded by the coding sequence ATGAAAAAATACGAAGCGGTTGTGATAGGCACCGGTTTCGGCGGAGCCGTAAACGGTTGTAGGTTGAGTAAAAAATGGCCGGGACAGGTTTTGATCCTGGAACGCGGTAAACGTTATCCAAAGGGCTCTTTCCCGCGATCTCCGCACGATATGGCCAAAAATTTTTGGAACGTTCCGGAAGAAAATAAGAAGAAGATTCGACCTGGAAAACTATCCAAGTTGAATCAAACCGGTTTGTTCGATATTCGGAATTATCCGAATATGGACGTGGTTTTATCAGCCGGACTCGGAGGCGGGTCTTTGATTTATGCGAACGTTTTTTTGGAACCGCCGGAACACATTTTCGACGATAGATGGCCGGCAACCGTAAAAAAGAAAAGCCTCACTTCGTATTACAAAATCGTAAAGGAAGTATTGGGTTCGCGACCGATCCCTTTGAATAACGATCCAAGAAGAAGAATCGTTCGTACGGAACTTTATCAGAAGTTTGCAAAGTCTCAGGGAAGAGAATCCAAACTCGCCGATATCAACGTATTCTTCGGGAACGATTTTAAGAAGCCGACTGAAATCGGACTTCAGGAAAAAAATCGTTACGGCGCAGTTCAAACTTCGTGCACTTATTGTGCGGAATGCGATATCGGATGTAATTCACATTCTAAAAATACATTGGATCTGAATTATCTTTTCGTAGCAGAGAATAAATACAAAGCCGATATTCGTACGGAACATCTCGTTCAGAAAATCGTTCCGGTTTCCGCCGAAGGAAACGACGATCCGTCCGCTCATGGAGAACACGGTTATAGGATTTATTTCCTCGATCTATCTTCTTCGAATCGAGGACTCGAGTCCGTCCTTGCAAAAAGAGTCGTAGTCTCCGCGGGAACGTTAGGCACAACGGAACTTCTTCTTAAGTGTAAGGAAGAATACAAAACCCTTCCCGACATTTCGGAGCACATTGGAAAACAATTTTCCGGAAACGGAGACTTTTTATCTTTTGCGACAAAGGGAACCCATCCTGCGGATCCGAACTACGGACCGGTCATCACTCAATACACGGATTATAATCTTTTCAAAAACTTTGATCCGAAAAAAGCCTTCGTTTTGGAGGACGCAAGTTATCCGGTCTTTGCCGCATATTTTGCGGAAGCGGCGATCCCATTCATTTTTAGAATCGGGTTTTTCTTTCATATGATCGGCGAACTCTTTAAACGTTTTTTCACCGGAAAAATATTCGGTAGGGTTGGTTATCTCATGAGTGAGTTGATGAAAGGGGATGTTTCCTACACTTCTTTGGTGCTTCTCTGCATGGGTGTCGACCGTTCGGACGGGAGAATGGTTTTGGACCGGAAACGGGGAATCCAAGTGCAATGGCCTCAGAAAAACAGTATGCCTCTGTACGAAGCGATTTTGGACGTAACGAAGAATTTTGCTTCTTACATAAAAGCCAAGACGCATTTTGCGATGCCGACCTGGGCTTGGCCGATACGGAATAACGTATCCGTACACCCGTTAGGTGGTTGTATACTTGGAAATTCTAAGGTGAACGCGGTGACTTCCGCGGATCCGAAGACGTTTGGACAGGTTTTTTCGTATCAAGGACTCTACGTGGCCGATGGGAGCCTTTCGCCGACCGCAATCGGCGCGAATCCTTCCATGACGATCGCGGCTCTTTCCGAACGTGTAGCGGAGGGAATTACGGGGATAAAGCCGACGCCAAAACTTTAA
- a CDS encoding class I SAM-dependent methyltransferase, whose translation MQQNQLYIDLGMSEEKYSQEVIEGQQVYTSSFLRIYDLVVLHIISRWFWRCPPQNMVQLYNKYLSANHLDIGVGTGYLLQKAKFPVAKPTISVMDLNANSLIEARRRLSGLAGNFNAYRANILEPIETEEKFDSIGMSFLFHCVPGPIREKASTAFQNLLKIRNPEGVIFGSTALHDLGQTHYLSRRGMKNLNRRGVFHNTQDTFSDLESALKENFKDYELYVIGAIAFFAGKKAK comes from the coding sequence ATGCAACAAAATCAGCTTTATATCGATCTTGGAATGTCCGAGGAAAAATACAGCCAAGAAGTGATCGAAGGTCAACAAGTCTATACGAGCAGTTTTCTCAGAATTTACGACCTTGTCGTTTTGCATATCATCAGCCGTTGGTTCTGGCGTTGTCCCCCACAAAATATGGTCCAGCTTTATAATAAATATCTCAGCGCAAATCATCTCGACATAGGAGTTGGAACGGGTTATCTTCTTCAGAAAGCGAAATTTCCCGTTGCAAAGCCGACCATTTCCGTTATGGATTTGAACGCGAACAGCCTGATAGAAGCCAGAAGAAGATTGTCCGGTCTTGCCGGAAACTTCAACGCATATCGTGCCAATATCCTCGAGCCGATCGAGACCGAAGAAAAGTTCGATTCCATCGGCATGAGTTTTCTGTTTCACTGCGTGCCGGGTCCGATTCGCGAAAAAGCCTCCACCGCGTTTCAGAATCTTCTCAAAATTCGAAATCCGGAAGGAGTGATTTTCGGATCGACCGCCTTACATGATCTAGGCCAGACCCATTATCTCTCTCGCAGGGGAATGAAAAATCTAAACCGAAGAGGAGTGTTTCACAATACACAAGACACTTTTTCGGATTTGGAATCGGCTCTCAAAGAAAACTTTAAGGATTACGAATTGTATGTGATCGGAGCAATTGCATTTTTCGCAGGAAAAAAAGCGAAGTAA
- a CDS encoding cation diffusion facilitator family transporter, with translation MGHHHSHHHSHDHSHHAHDHHQSSSRALLIAMSFNLLYAAIEAGIGLWSGSLALLSDAGHNLMDVSSLFLAWIAIKLQQRAPSRGFTYGLKKSSILVSLLNSILLFGTFAFIVYESIEKLSKPSPVPGGMIALVALVGVFVNFSTSFLFHKGKDSDLNLKGAYLHLLADGLVSLGVIVSGLLIQWKGIYWIDPITGLIIGLIILYGNIPLFKESLRLSLDSTPDKIHSETVEKQLKSIEGVLNIHHVHIWPLSTTENALTAHLVLQNDLTSEKRRLIKSEARAILKELQIAHVTLETEEERDNCGQIDCR, from the coding sequence ATGGGTCATCATCACTCGCATCACCATTCTCACGATCATTCTCATCACGCCCATGATCATCATCAAAGTTCGAGCAGAGCCTTGTTGATCGCCATGTCTTTTAATCTTCTCTATGCCGCAATCGAAGCGGGAATCGGTCTTTGGTCGGGCTCTCTTGCGTTGTTGTCGGACGCGGGCCATAACTTAATGGATGTTAGTTCTCTGTTCCTCGCTTGGATTGCGATTAAACTCCAGCAACGGGCTCCTTCGCGGGGATTTACTTACGGTTTGAAAAAGTCTTCGATACTAGTCAGCCTTCTCAATTCCATTCTTCTCTTCGGAACCTTCGCGTTTATCGTCTATGAATCGATTGAAAAACTTTCCAAGCCGAGTCCGGTCCCCGGTGGAATGATCGCGCTCGTTGCGCTCGTGGGAGTTTTTGTAAACTTCTCTACTTCGTTTTTATTTCACAAAGGTAAGGACAGCGACTTAAACTTGAAAGGCGCTTACCTACATCTACTCGCAGACGGGTTGGTTTCTTTGGGAGTCATCGTTTCGGGTCTATTGATCCAATGGAAAGGAATCTATTGGATCGATCCTATCACCGGCCTCATCATCGGTTTGATCATCTTATATGGAAATATTCCTCTTTTTAAGGAAAGTCTTCGTTTAAGCTTGGATTCCACACCCGATAAAATCCATTCCGAAACGGTTGAAAAACAACTGAAGTCCATCGAAGGAGTATTAAATATTCATCATGTTCATATTTGGCCTCTGAGTACGACCGAAAATGCCCTAACGGCTCACCTTGTTTTACAGAACGATCTTACATCGGAAAAAAGAAGACTGATTAAATCGGAAGCAAGAGCCATTTTGAAAGAACTACAAATCGCTCACGTAACTTTGGAAACTGAAGAAGAAAGGGACAATTGCGGACAAATAGACTGTAGATAG